The genomic window CATGGCCTTCATCTTGTTGGAGAGATCGCCCCGAATCTGGTCGAACTCCTCAGTCGCCGCCCCCTTCTCCCCCATCGGGGCCTGCAGCAGGAAGCCCCCCCCGAGCCCGCCGCCGCCCATCCAGGGCTCCTCCAACGAAGGGTAGAGGGCGGTGCGCACCTGATCGACCAGGAACGGGATGATCATGAGAACGAGCACGACCTGCGCGAGGCGGTGAACGACCGTCACCGTGGCCAGGATCCGCCCCGCTGGAAGGGCACGCCGCAGGGCCTCGAAGGCCAGGACCGCGAGCCAGGTCCAGTGCGGCGCCCCCGGCTCGATCCAGATGAGGACGAGCGTCAGAAGGGCGATGATCCCGAAGCGCCGCCCCCAGAGCCTGGCGACCGACATGGCGCCGATGAGGACCAGGAAGAGATCGAGGAGCGTCCACGAGGCGATCCAGGTGGCGGAGACGTCGTCCACGCCCGATGCGCTGAACAGGCGCCAGGCGGGCGGGAGATTCAGCTCGGCGCTGACCTGGTTGAAGTCGTGATCCCACCCGACCGCGGGCACGACGCCGGCGCCCCGCTCGACGCGGCTGTCGGCGTCCAGGCGCACCTCTCCCTGCCGCAGCTCGACCCCCGCGGGCCGATCGGGGCCGGTGCGCGTGATGAACTGGTCGACGCCGTCGATCGCCACCCGTCCGAGGACGGCGGGCGGCGGCATCTCGAGACGCCAGGTCCGCCGCATCGTGCCGGCGACCGCGTCATGGACCGTGTACCCGCCGCCATCGAAGTCGAGCCAGAGCCTGCGGTCGAGGATGAGCTGGTCCGGCGCGGGCTCGGAGTCGCCGCGGCGCTTCTCGACGAGCGTCATGGTCTTGCCGCTCTGCATCAGGTAGGCCGGAAGCTGCCTCCACTCGTCCGGCAGGGTCGTCTGCTGCGGATCGACCGCGGTCACCCCCTCGACCGAGACCAGCCTCAGGTGCGGCCGGGCGTCGAAGACCCACACCTCCTGGGCGGGCCAGGACCCGTCGGGGACTGGCGTCGCCAGGGTGGAGGCCGGCCCCTCGTGCCGCGCCGCCAGCTCGAGGCTGAAGCGCCCCGGCCGCACCTGCGCCCGCAGCCGGCCGTCCGGATCGATGCGCGCCGGGAGCGGTCCGCGAAGCGACATCGCGATGAAGCGCTCCGGCAGCGCCCGCCCGAGGACCACTTCCCGGCCTTTTCCGGAGACTTGCAGATCGACGCGGGTCGTCAGGACCTGTGGAATCTCGTCGGCGACGCGGCGATTGACGGTGACCTCCAGGCGGTCCTCCGCCGTCTCCTCGCCGGCACGTTTCTGGAGCCACAGACGCCCCTGCTCGTCGCGCGCCGGAAACGGCACGGCGCGTCCCCGGAGCATCAGGCCGACCAGTCCCGTTCCGGTCGGCACCTGGAGGAGCGGGGGCAGCGCGTCCCAGTCGAACGTTCCGCTCACGGCGTGACGTCCGGCCGCGAGCCAGACGGCGGGCCCGCCCGGCTGCGCCGCCACGATGGCCGGCCGCCCGTCGACGCGCACCTCCTGCGGCCAGGTGCGCGCGTCGCCCGGCAGGAGGACCCACTCGTCCCGATGCAGGAGCCACTGCTGCGTGAAACGCCCGCCCCGGTCCGAGAGATCGAGACCGAGCCGCGACGGCCAGGCGCACTGGCGCGTCTCGGCGTCCCCCTGGAAGAACGGGCAGCGCTCCTGCTCGTGCCCCTGGAGAACCCAGTCGATCCACGGCCGCAGCGGCTCGGGGGTCTTCTCCCTCGTGAGGGGCTCGGCGGACGCCGTCACGGGGAACAGCAGGACGATCAGGACGAGGAGCGGGAGCGCGGAGCGTAGCATGGCAGGTCCCCCCGGAAAACTCCCGGGGAGGCTATCGCCAGCAGGCGTGCCCCGTCAACTTCCGTGCCGGGAACGACCGTCTATTCCCGTGTGGCCGGTCCCCAGAGCTCGACGGTTCCGTTGATCCGGATCAACTCGACGAAGATGTTCTTCCCGCTCTTGTGCTTGGGCACGGTCAGGAGATACGTGTGCGGCGCCCCCGTGACGCACTCCTCGCATTCGATCGGGGCCATGTTCTGCTGGCTCCGGTTCCCCTGCGAGTCGAACACGACGATATTGAAGGACGCAATGTCGACCTCGTGGGTGGTTGTCCAGGTGACGATCCCCGAGCCCCGGCCCAGCGGGCCCGAGAAGGAAATGGCGATCGGGTCGATACGCTGGTCGCAAACCGCCGGGTCCTGACTGGCGTTGGGAATCGTCGGACAGACGTCGCAGGCATCGCCGACCCGGTCGAAGTCCTGGTCCTCCTGTGCCGGATTGTCGACGAGCGGGCAGTTGTCGCAGGCGCTCAGGACGCCGTCGCCGTCGGGGTCGGTCCCGGCGGCACCCTCGTCCACGAGCCCGTCGCAGTCGTTGTCCGCGCCGTCACAGACCTCCGCAGCCCCCGGATGCACGTCGGCGCGGACGTCGTCGCAGTCGGTGCAGGAGGTGAACCCGTCTCCATCCGTGTCAACGCAATTGCAGCCGATGCTAGCCAGGTATATCTCCTCGTTGAAGTTTCGGAAGTCTGTCCAGGCCACCGTGTACTGGCTCCCAGTCCAGGCCAGCCTAGGCGAATTCAAGGATCCGGGGTCGTTCGTCAGCCTGAAGTCGGAGCCGATGCGCACGCCCTGGGCGGTCAGGCCGATGAAATAGATCTCCCCGTTCCCGTCGCGCCCGTCCACCCACGTCACGCCGTACTCATCGCCGTTCCAGACCAGCGACGGCAAACTCGAGCCGTCCGGACTGCCGTCCACTCGGACCTCGCCGCCGATCCGATTCCCGGTTGGGTCGAGGCGCGCGAAGACGACGTGGACGGGCTGCGCGTCCGTTTTGCTGTCCCAGGCGACTCCATACTCCGATCCTGTCCAGACGAGCGAAGGAGCCACGAACAGAGTTGACGTCGTGGTGACACGGATTTCCTCCGCCAGCTTGGTCCCCGAAGCGCCGACCCCGACAAAGTAGACGTCGCCCTCCCCGCCGTTCCGGTCATCCCGAAAGGCGATGCCGAACCGAGATCCGGTCCACGCCAGGCTCGGGTTGCTGGAAATCCTCGGATGATCGGTGAGCCGGACGTCGGCGCCGATCTTGGACCCGGAGGCATCGAGCAGCGCGAAGTAGAGCTCGCCGTTGTAATCGTCGCGAAGGTCGCTCCAGGCGAGGCCGTAACCGGTTCCCGACCAGACGAGGCTGGGACGGATCGAATCCCGCGCGGCGTTCGTGACTCGCAGGTCGCCGGTCACGAAGGTTCCGGCCGGCCCGAGTCGCTTGAAGTAGATCTCGTAATTGCCATCCCGGTTGTCTGCCCATGCGAGTCCGTACTCCGACCCCGTCCAGACCAGAGAGGCCATCGTGCTCCTTGCCGGGTTATTGGTGACCCTGATGTCAGTGCCGATCTTCGATCCCGATGGATCGAGATGCGCAAAATAGATCTCATCGTTTCCGTCGCGAAAATCCGACCAGGCCACGCCGAATTCCGATCCCGTCCAGACCAAAGAGGGCTCGATGGACTGGCTGGTGTCGTTCGTGACTCGGATGTCCGCCCCGATCTTGTTGGGCGGGAAGCACGACCCCTGGCAGGCAATCCCGTTGTCGGCCTGACCATCGCAATTGTTGTCGATCCCGTCGCAGATCTCCGGGTTTCCCGGGAATCGTGCGGGATCCGAATCGTCACAGTCTCCCTGGCAGTCCGTGACACCGTCGAGATCGTCGTCGAAGCAAGGTTCGCCCGAGATGGTCACGAACCCGGTGATTCCGCTGCTCTCGAAGCCGTTGATGGTCGCCGTGTCGCCGGCGTACAGGCACTGACCCTTGCCGGGCGCCGAGACTGTCAGGGTGGCGTTGCCGTCGGCATCGGGAACGAGACCCGTATCAGTCCACTGATCCCGCCTCAGGTCGGGCGGCGTCGTGCAGGTGGCCAGCCGGGTGAATATCCTGCCGATCTCGGTCGAAGCTGTGAAGTTGTCGGGGCAGGTTCCGAGGCCGGCCATGACTCCGAGAGAGTCCGGGTCGCAGTCGCTGAAGACGCTCGGAGCAGTAAAGTGAAGCGAGAGGGTCACCATGCCGCCCGACGAGGACTGGGAAACGATTGTCGGGGCCCCCCCGGTGTCACCACAGGGCAGGGGAAGGGCAAGGCCGGTCGACGGGTCGAACTTGTGTGCCATTTCGACGAGGTAACCCAACGAGTTGGGGTCGACGCCGCTCAGCGAGACGAAGAGTCCTTTCCCGTCGTTACCCTGGACGGCGATCACGATACGCCGCCTTCCCGCCTGCGAGACCGGACAGCCGACGAACCCGGACACCTGCCAGTCTGTGCTGATAGTCACGCGTCCATCGTCCCCCACACCCTCGTTGACGATGTCCACGAGGCCACTGTTCGCGCCGATCGGATTCGAGAGCTCATAGGTGAAGCCGGCGACAGGTCCCGTGTCCGTGCACACGAAATAGGAATCGACGCCATGATAGATGGGCACCCCCGCGGCGCAGGCCGCGTAGACGCCGGAAGTGAGGGCGAGACAGAGTGGAATGCCGATGAGCGCGATCGCAACCGCTTTGTTCATGGCTCACCTCCGGGGGGTGAAAGGGGTCTGATGCCTTCAAATCTACGCCCGTGACACCCGGCCGACAACGGAAATCGCGGAGAAACAACCCACGGTCGGGGGACGGCTGGGTATTCTGGCCGCACTCTCGCCCAGGCTTGCGGAACCGAGCCGCGCCGGGGGTTCTTCGGGGAATGGAGCCCTGTCCATGGCGCGATGGTCCGTCTACATCTTGAGGTGTGGGGACGGCAGTCTCTACACCGGGATCGCGACGGATGTGCGCCGCCCAAACCGGGTTCAGTTCTTCCTTCCGAGGTTCAGGTCCTGGACGGATGTCTCGAGGATCACCGGCCCGCCGTGCTCGAGGGCGTCTCGGGGGCTCAGCTTGATTTCGGCGGAGAACGGGCGGCTGCCATGGGGCGGCATCGGTTCATAAGGGCCGTCGAGCCGCTCGTAGTGACAGGTCACGATCGGCGCAATGCCACGGCCGACGACGCGACCCTGGCCGTCCAGGGCGCGGCATGCCACGGAGACAGCGCGGATGGGCAGGTCGCCGCCATTCTTCACCTCCCCGATCGCCTGAAGCGGCCGTCGGTGGATTTCAGGGGTGTACTCCATGTTCTCGTCGGGGGTGTACCAGATGTCCCTTTTCTGGCCGGGCAGCCGGGGCCGGCGAGGACGTGTGTCACGATCGTCTGGGCGAGGCGGTTGATCGCGCCCGGGTTGTCGAGCCGTGCCGTCGAGACTCTGGCCGCGACCCGCGTGAAGCGTGGATCGACGCCGGCCCACAACGGCACGAACATCGCCGGCACCGCCCATAGCCCCATCAGTCCCAGGAGGAGTTTTCTGGCATTCACCTTGTCAGGACTGAGGCGTGCCAGGAGCGCACAGAAGGGGGCGAAGAGGGCCAGTCCCCACAGCATGCCCTGCAACCAGAGCCCGCTTAAGGAGCCGAAGACAATGTACGAGATGAACGACCAGCCTTCATCGCCGGTAAAACTAGGGTCGGGGCGCCCCCCAGTAAAGGCTCCGGCTCAGACATGTCGCAGGCTCCTCCCTAGCAGGGTGCGCGACTCGGGCGAGCGGGGTGTATTCTCCACGGGCGCTCGCGCGGACTCGCGAAGCAGGACGCGGCCACGTGGGCCCTGGTGCATCGACTCTGTTCATGGCGCAATGGTCCGTCTACGTCGTGCGGTGCGGTGATGGGACCCTCTATACCGGCATCGCCACGAACATTCGCCGTCGGCTCGCGGAGCATGCGCGGCACGACGGCCGGGGGGCGAAGTATGTGCGCGGCAGAGGGCCGCTGCGCCTCGTGTTCGTGAGAGCCGTCGGCACCAGGGGCATGGCGCTGCAAATCGAAAGCCGGATCAAGAAGCTTCCGAAGGCACGGAAGGAGGCGCTGATCGCAGGGGGCGCCGGAAATCCGTTCCGGGTCGGGCTCCCCGAATTCAACGCGGCGACGCCCCCGTCGCCACGGGCTTCACGTCGTCCGGCAGCGCGGGGGCCTTGTCGCCCGGCGGCGAGGCGGGCGTCCCGTCCGGCATCGGGATGAGATGCGCGTCGAGCCAGCCGATCCACTCGCGGTAGACCGAGCGGCTGCGCACCGGGTCGGCGGGAAAGTGGCCCGGCACGGGCCAGGCGACGAAGCGCGTGGGGACGCCGTTGTCCTTGAGGGCGTGGTACAGACGGTAGGACTGGGTCACCGGGACGCGGGCGTCGCCGGTGTTGGACAGGATCAGGGTGGGCGTCTTGACGCGCTGGGCGTAGGTGATCGGCGACTGCTCGCGGTACGCCTTGTCGCGGCCGCCGGTCCAGGGGGATCCGCCGAACGACCAGCGCGCCTGCACGTTGAAATCGGCCAGATTGTACTGGTCGATGAAATCGCTGACCGTGGCGCCGGTGACCGCCGCCTTCCAGACGTCGTAGTGGCCGATGAGCCAGGAGGTCATGTAGCCGCCGTACGACCAGCCCGACACGCCGATGCGGCCCGGGTCGACGAACCCGCGCGCCTGGACGACCTTGAGCCCGGCCATGACGTCCCGGCCGGGGCCGTCCCCGGCGTTGTTGACGATCGCCCGCTGGTACGCGTTGCCCAGGTTGTCGCTGCCCCGGTAATTCGGCTGGAAGACGA from Candidatus Polarisedimenticolia bacterium includes these protein-coding regions:
- a CDS encoding putative metal-binding motif-containing protein encodes the protein MNKAVAIALIGIPLCLALTSGVYAACAAGVPIYHGVDSYFVCTDTGPVAGFTYELSNPIGANSGLVDIVNEGVGDDGRVTISTDWQVSGFVGCPVSQAGRRRIVIAVQGNDGKGLFVSLSGVDPNSLGYLVEMAHKFDPSTGLALPLPCGDTGGAPTIVSQSSSGGMVTLSLHFTAPSVFSDCDPDSLGVMAGLGTCPDNFTASTEIGRIFTRLATCTTPPDLRRDQWTDTGLVPDADGNATLTVSAPGKGQCLYAGDTATINGFESSGITGFVTISGEPCFDDDLDGVTDCQGDCDDSDPARFPGNPEICDGIDNNCDGQADNGIACQGSCFPPNKIGADIRVTNDTSQSIEPSLVWTGSEFGVAWSDFRDGNDEIYFAHLDPSGSKIGTDIRVTNNPARSTMASLVWTGSEYGLAWADNRDGNYEIYFKRLGPAGTFVTGDLRVTNAARDSIRPSLVWSGTGYGLAWSDLRDDYNGELYFALLDASGSKIGADVRLTDHPRISSNPSLAWTGSRFGIAFRDDRNGGEGDVYFVGVGASGTKLAEEIRVTTTSTLFVAPSLVWTGSEYGVAWDSKTDAQPVHVVFARLDPTGNRIGGEVRVDGSPDGSSLPSLVWNGDEYGVTWVDGRDGNGEIYFIGLTAQGVRIGSDFRLTNDPGSLNSPRLAWTGSQYTVAWTDFRNFNEEIYLASIGCNCVDTDGDGFTSCTDCDDVRADVHPGAAEVCDGADNDCDGLVDEGAAGTDPDGDGVLSACDNCPLVDNPAQEDQDFDRVGDACDVCPTIPNASQDPAVCDQRIDPIAISFSGPLGRGSGIVTWTTTHEVDIASFNIVVFDSQGNRSQQNMAPIECEECVTGAPHTYLLTVPKHKSGKNIFVELIRINGTVELWGPATRE
- a CDS encoding GIY-YIG nuclease family protein yields the protein MAQWSVYVVRCGDGTLYTGIATNIRRRLAEHARHDGRGAKYVRGRGPLRLVFVRAVGTRGMALQIESRIKKLPKARKEALIAGGAGNPFRVGLPEFNAATPPSPRASRRPAARGPCRPAARRASRPASG